A region of the Aphelocoma coerulescens isolate FSJ_1873_10779 chromosome 1, UR_Acoe_1.0, whole genome shotgun sequence genome:
GCAGCATTTAGACCCACTCTCAGCAATGCTGAGTCAATGTAACTATGGAAGTACAAGTTGCTTTCTATTCTGCTTCACCTATCTACAGCTCGTCAGCTGGCGTTTGAATGCAGATGCTCCAGCGCAAGGTACAAAGCAAGCTGCAAAAGCCACAGATATAAACTCAGAGGCTAAATTAATTTATAGTGATGATTAAATACGAGAAAACCAAAAGCATTTATTAATGAATGAAGTCTACCCAAACtacttaaagaaaaaatgttcttCTATAAGGTATGCGTGAACGATAAGGATGGAAGGAtactgaaaatgtgtttttcataATAAGTTCAAAATAACTCCATTACATTGGTCTCTAGAAATCTCCACTGAAAAAGTCAGGACACACATTAAGAAACACCCACTACGAAAAACTTGCAAGTCTTTAAAAATAGCAGCgctttgcctcctccctcccctttcccctacTCACCCTCCTCCCCAATTTCAAAATACATCTTCCCCAGGCCTTGGTCTGGAATGGCAGTTTCTGTGAACAGACCATACCCGACCATATGATTAgccattattattatcatcaccTTTTATGCTCTACTCTACATTAAGATGCAAATCCAACAGATGTGGTCCTACTAAGTTATTTACAAGGGCTTCCCTTTCAGATGTCCAAGCCAAAGCTACAACCAGTTCTGCCATATAATTACAGCCTCTCTCCACGGGCAGTAAGGAGACCTCTGTCTGTGACGATCTGGCCAGCGGCATTTTCTCATCTACGCTCTGGTTCAAACGGTTGCTATGATTTCAAATGGTGCATCTACCCTTATTTTAGCGCGACTGGCTGCATTTCAGCCGCCGACATCTGACTGATTGATGCACATCTAAACAACGCAGCGATTATAAAAACAAACTGGCAGTAGGCACCGGTGCTTCACCACCGTGGGCTAGCTCCTAATAGAGTGGCTGGCAACGAGACCGTGGGAAATTTAAGAGAAACACCAGCATACATGAGGCCTAACACTCACAGCCGTCACTTCCACCGAGAAAGAGTGTGGCGTCCTGCACTTTTAAGAGTGGGAAGTTAATGGAAATACCTATGCAGGTATCTGAACAGGCAGATCTCTCGTCTGCCGCACGAAAGCATCCAGGTGCTTCCCCTGCACATCGGCCACAGCACATCCACCAAGAAAGTGCACTCGAGGGCTGGCTGACCCGATACAACACTGGGGGAACTGCTTTTCTGCCCCCACGGTTCCAGCCTCTGGCCCAATTCTCCACCGTATTCCATAAGGGAGCACCCCAAAGTCCCCGCACAAGCGACTGGGGGGAGGGCGAGCGGCGGAAACCACCGGAGCCCCGGGCCCCTGCCCCCGCTCCTCCACCCCCGGCCGGCCCCCGCCCACGGGGAgcccggggctgcgggcgcGGCACCGGAGGGGGCGGCGGGATGGGGGGGAATGTCCTGCCGCCCGGGGGAGGGAGgcgggagagggaagggagccGCGGGGCAGCCACCTGAGCGGGCGTGGGCAGCCCCCGGGCCGGAGATCCGGGcaccggggagggggaggagggcacggggggaggggggggggagggggggggggcgggaggCCCGCAggccccggcggggcgggccgggccgcaGGTGGGCGTCGGGCGCGGCCGCCGGAGGAGCGGCCGCCGGGCAAGTCACCTCTTGACGCGGATGATCTGGTCGCGCATGGGTCGGATGTCCTGGAAGCTCTGCTGGTTGACCAGGCTGTAGACGAGGATGAAGCCCTGCCCGTTCTTGATGTAGAGGTCCCGCATGGACGCGAACTGCTCAGTGCCCGCCGTGTCCAGGATCTCCAGGACGGAAGGGGAGGCGTCCACCTCGATCTCCTTGCGGTAGAAGTCCTCGATGGTGGGGTCGTACTTCTCGATGAAGGTGCCGGTCACGAACTGCACCGTGAGCGCCGACTTCCCCACCCCGCCCgagcccagcaccaccaccttGTACTCGCGCATCCTCCCGCCAGCGCGGACCGCCCGCCCGACCCGCACCTGCCGACGGCCCCTCCTCACCCCCCCGCCATCGGCCGCCCCgccctgcgcccgccgccgcagccgcctccgctccgctccccgcCCGGCGGATGCTCCCGGCCGCCGCGGCGGCTCCTGGGCGGCGCtgccggcggcggggccgcgctcaCGGGCTGCGGCGCGGCCGGGGTGGGGCAGCGGCCCCGCCTCCTCCTTCCCGTGTCGCCACGGCAACAGCCAACGGGGCGGGACGGGGGAAGAAAGagcgggaggagggggaggagggggaggaggaggaggaggaggagggcgagGGCGGGCACAGCCCCGTCACGTGGTGCAGCCCCCCCTTCCTGCCCCCGGGCGCGGCGGCCGCACGTGATGCCGgcgggcggtggcggcggcgctgctgctgtcgcccgtgtcccctcccgtgtcccctcccgTGCCGTCGCTCGCCCGGCGCCGTCGCCCTGGAGACACAGCGttccccagccccgctccccgggCCGGCTCCGCCGCCGCGCGCGCCGCTCCAAGCGGGAAGGGCCAGCCGGCGGTCACGCGCGGGGGCGGGACGAGCCAATGGGAGCGCGGGCCGGGGCTCCCGCGGTTCCGCTTCCCGGGCTGCGGGGCGGCGGCTCCGGCGCGGTAAGTTCGTGCCGCTTCAAACCCGCCGGCTCTCCGCAGGCCGGAGCTGCCCGGCCCCGTGTGAGTCGCGCTCCTGGGTGTACAAGTCAGTGCGATCCATCACATCCATGGCAGTGAATCGGCGCGCGTTGGATGCTTGTGGACGCACTGCGGTCTGGGCTGTGCCTGCAAGGGGGCGGCCGGAGGTGTTTGTTGCCAGTGGGTGCCTGCCTTCTCGGCCCCTTCGGGCAGAGAGAGGGCCAGAAAAGGTGGTGGTACAGTTTGGAAAAAGGGGTCCATCAAAACAGTAAGGAAAATAAAGATGATTGATGAGATGGAATTCACAGTTCCTCATAGGAATCGGTATCACTCCGGAAAGATGCTCACACCTGTATGCTTCTCTTTGTGCTATGAGACTCCttaacacttcttttttcttttttttcctcaaacatAATTGGTTGGAATTATTTGATACAGGGAATAAAGACTTTGTTTCCATTAGAGGGTTAAAGGTCAGCCAGAGCCCTTAGTCTGCTGTTCAGATGCTTTCTGAAAGCTGTTGGAAAAGGAGCCCACTCCTGGTGCTGCATTTCTTATGCTGTTCTTCCCACTGCATTGTCATGTCTTCGTCTGAAGTAAGGCCCAAGGTGTCGGCCTGCTTTAAGCCCAGTTCTGCTTCCTTGTGGGCTTGTTTCCATGTTTCCAAACCTAACAGTGGCAGATGTATTAAGGGCTTTTTGGAGCACATTTGTCCTGTCCAAGTCTTTTGGTTAAATGCTTGCCATGTGCAATATTTTAAGCTTTCCAGTGTTTTGCTTGGGCATTCTATTTggcttttctgtgtgtttttgatttgtttgtttggtttttttttattgcaaagCTTCAAAACAGATTTATCTTAGTGGGATGGCGATAGCTTTGGTATgttgaaaagaaatattatttgCTGGCTTCTTGCAATTCCCATGTCCAAAGCTGCCGAAGCAAACCAGAAACCACACGTTTGAATGATTTAAATAGATCAGTACCAGAGGTAGACAATTTTTTACAGGACTGTCAGAATTCATTTGTAAATGTTGCAGAGGCTGGTCAGTCTACTCAGAACTGAGTAATAGTTTCAACAAATAATCTAATTTCTGTTGGTGACTTGAGACCTTCAAGTATTAGAAATGAGCCTGTAAGAACATGTAATATCACAAAATGCAAGATACTGCATGTACAGATTAATAACTATTTGTAGTGTGAATCCAGGAACCCAGCAGAGTAATGGGAAAATACCAGGGTTTATTAGTCAATAATGAAAGGAAGCTGCCAATTTAATGTGGTTGTGAAAAAACTCAGTGTGACAGTGGTGTGCACACAGTCAAGCTTCTGGGTGACTGGTGAGACattactgtgtccagttctgatAAATCATGTCCAGGAAAGAGGAATTTGTACAGAAATACTTCCAGGAGGGTTACTGGAGATGAGCAAAGCTTATCTACAAGAGCACACTGGGAATATTTGTTTGATTAACATAGGAAAAGCAAATACAGGGGAGGGTTATGAGTAACCAGTAAGGCAGGGTGGAGTCAAGCTCAAGCGAGTAGGCCTTTGAGCTAATGAGCAACACTGATGGAAGAGCACAGATCTAAACTGATTATAACCTAGATAGAAAACTAAGCCCTGTCTCAGTGCAGTGAGGGTTTCATCTTCCATGAAGAACAGTGAAAATGGACTTATCTAACAGGCTTTAAAATGTGTTGTGCCTCAGAATAGGAAGATTATGTGTAATTATACAAAATAGATTTAAGTGATCAATGTTGGAGGGAGGAGTTTTGGGCCTCCCTGACTCATCCTGAGACCAGAGCAACCTCCTGATATTCGGCAGAAAAAAGCTGTTCTCAGAaagaaagctgtcagctgctgGTTCACGATGAGGAGGGTGGGAAGGCAACCATTCAGAAAGGGGTGACAGGAGTGCTTCCACTGAGGAGATTTACACCAGGTGTTCAGTCTCTTAGATTTGATGGGCagcaaaatgttatttttcttaatagTGTATGCAGAGACCTGAGGAATGTAGAAACTGGAAATACAGAGGAATGGTGTATATACAGTATGGAGgatgcaaaagaaaatgtaggATGGTCAACTGGAGGAGGTGCTGGATGCTGTGAATGGGTGACTCTTCCCAAGGATCTCGGCATTGCTGTTGTGAGGCTGAACATCTTGTCATTGCCCTGTTTTTCTTGCCTTCATTTTTGATTGTGATTCATCTGGATGAGAACAACAACATTGAAAATTCACCTAATAAGTGCTGGAGGCTCAACCCTAAAAACAAATGCAGTATCAGTTATATGGAGTTATTTACAGTGAGGCGGAGAACATGGGGTCATTTAGGTGCTGCCAGTCTTTTTTTATTGCATGTTGCTTATACTTCTGCTCTTTACTGAAGAATGGGAGAAAAGAAATAAGATAGTAAAttgcagggaaagagaaactTCCTGCCACAAGAGATTGAATTGGGCAAGGCTTGCCAGGCAGATATCTCAGCCCATAGCATGCCTTCCCAGCAtgacttcctttgtagcttctCACAGGAGACTCGAGAGTCATCTAGTGCCCCTGTGCTGTACAGCTGGGCTTTTGCCGGCTTCCTAGGATTTAGAAACTTCAGTTTTATTGCTC
Encoded here:
- the RAP2A gene encoding ras-related protein Rap-2a, yielding MREYKVVVLGSGGVGKSALTVQFVTGTFIEKYDPTIEDFYRKEIEVDASPSVLEILDTAGTEQFASMRDLYIKNGQGFILVYSLVNQQSFQDIRPMRDQIIRVKRYEKVPVILVGNKVDLESEREVSLSEGRALAEEWGCPFMETSAKSKTMVDELFAEIVRQMNYAAQPDKDDPCCSACNIQ